The Methanobrevibacter sp. TLL-48-HuF1 genomic sequence GCTAGAGCAGAGTCTCAGGGAGTTGAATGTAAAGTTGGAATAGCTGAAAGAGCAGTTCGTATGATAATACTAATGATTGGAGCGATTATCGGATATTTAACAAGCCCAATTTACTTTACATACACAATAATGATTTTAGTAATATTATCTTACATTACAGTAGGACAAAGAATATATCACGTATGGAGGCAGCTTAAATGAATGATTTGGAAAGTGCAGAAAAAATAAGTATTGACATCAAGAAATTAGAACGCAATCTGAAACAGGTTGAAGACATAAACTTTGAAGGAAAGGAAAAAGAAGTTTATGACCGAGCTGTTGATTATATGAACGATTCAAAATATTATCTTGAAAAGAAAAAAGATATGCGTACAGCATTTGGATGTATTGAATATAGTCACGGATTATTAGATGCTCTTCGGATGATTCATGGTTTAATTTAAAAGTATTTCTCCAAAACTGATTTAAATAAACAGAATTAACAATTATTTTGAAAAGCATATTATGGTTGTATTTTTAAAGTAGCT encodes the following:
- a CDS encoding DUF357 domain-containing protein, which translates into the protein MNDLESAEKISIDIKKLERNLKQVEDINFEGKEKEVYDRAVDYMNDSKYYLEKKKDMRTAFGCIEYSHGLLDALRMIHGLI